One Ostrea edulis chromosome 2, xbOstEdul1.1, whole genome shotgun sequence genomic region harbors:
- the LOC125682015 gene encoding toll-like receptor 4: MYKFMSVFYSVIILSELDFCSTETTSSQMTTEDSVQSKKSKTEHRDLPEGWSDFCMEVNNKSFTDVISFKCTIDGYNSGCWSYEEMRNHIAPRSMKYRFDIECLHGANISLRWPFKARNLKELKVQNCILTEFYGDYENKMLATFQDELEYLSLSNVVAMVDIYDLVYFAGTIVNITQDTLCGNDHSLIEMTMSNLTYNFGASTETFFQNLLNETTGEHNIKEDPVMNKAQNLYTDIFEVDHVCNYKRLKKYDYSINSSPGTFYVDLKTERSSYPVLENLNFSFTPFGEKYSVDDLLNNWAKYYPTLQAMDISHCNIKKLDVVSTIKSIDKGNSHRLVVNLTHNNIKELEVAVLENIVNEEQVFFNFSRNPLNCSCTEDMKELIRFVQEKSKWSIAKYARYAYIQQMQCYFPEQLNGMLLKDLKESLLLCRDVFSLTETIVEEAVVFLSVFSFLLLVVIFILVKFRREIRILTYTRFHILLPCQSEEAFEEKKFDAFVSYSNEDHLWVTSVFENNCIDGLRNFKFCLHHRDFIAGKTITENIIDSIESSRHTIVIVSKNFLDSSYCLYEFEEALRQSISERKRHLLVIMLEDVAQDKMPKVLQTCLKTFTYISKDDKIFMDRLIYSLSYKRRGQMTNNAKFVAAYENELCKETEKQDSTSTFHKNVYESVIPQGSTEKEKTDNYNIFP; this comes from the coding sequence ATGTATAAATTTATGTCTGTTTTTTACTCTGTGATAATTTTATCGGAACTCGacttttgttcaacagaaaCCACTTCTTCGCAAATGACCACCGAGGATTCAGTACAAAGTAAGAAATCGAAAACTGAACACAGAGACTTACCAGAAGGATGGAGTGATTTTTGTATGGAAGTTAATAATAAAAGTTTTACCGACGTTATATCCTTCAAATGTACTATTGATGGGTACAATTCTGGGTGCTGGAGTTATGAAGAAATGAGGAACCACATTGCACCAAGAAGTATGAAATACAGATTTGATATCGAATGCTTACATGGGGCTAATATATCACTGAGATGGCCATTTAAGGCGagaaatcttaaagaattaaaAGTCCAAAACTGTATACTTACAGAATTTTACGGTGATTATGAAAATAAGATGCTAGCTACGTTTCAGGATGAATTGGAATATCTGAGTTTGTCTAATGTCGTTGCTATGGTAGACATCTACGATTTGGTTTACTTTGCTGGAACTATTGTGAACATCACACAGGATACACTATGTGGAAATGACCACAGCCTTATTGAAATGACAATGAGCAACTTGACATATAATTTTGGTGCCTCGACAGAGACATTTTTCCAAAACTTGCTGAATGAGACGACAGGAGAACACAATATAAAAGAAGACCCTGTCATGAACAAGGCACAGAACCTGTACACTGACATTTTCGAAGTGGACCACGTTTGTAATTATAAACGATTGAAAAAGTACGATTACAGTATAAACTCATCTCCAGGCACCTTCTATGTTGACTTGAAAACCGAACGATCCTCCTACCCCGTTCTggaaaatttgaacttttctttCACTCCTTTTGGGGAAAAGTATTCAGTTGACGACTTGCTTAATAACTGGGCGAAGTACTACCCTACATTACAGGCGATGGACATATCTCACTGCAACATTAAAAAATTAGATGTCGTCAGCACCATAAAGAGCATTGACAAAGGCAATAGCCACAGGTTGGTCGTGAATCTTACACATAACAACATAAAGGAACTAGAAGTTGCAGTTTTGGAAAACATTGTCAACGAGGAACAAGTGTTTTTCAACTTCAGTCGCAATCCTCTGAACTGTTCATGCACAGAAGACATGAAGGAACTCATCAGATTCGTCCAGGAAAAATCCAAATGGAGCATTGCTAAATACGCTAGATATGCGTACATCCAACAAATGCAATGCTATTTTCCTGAACAACTGAATGGAATGCTATTGAAAGATTTAAAAGAGTCTCTGTTGCTGTGCAGAGATGTTTTCTCACTGACAGAAACCATCGTTGAAGAAGCTGTAGTCTTTCTAAGCGTGTTTTCGTTTCTTCTTTTAGTGGTTATTTTTATTCTAGTAAAATTTCGAAGAGAAATACGGATTTTGACATATACAAGATTTCACATATTGTTACCATGTCAATCCGAAGAGGCATTTGAAGAGAAAAAGTTTGATGCTTTTGTATCCTACAGCAATGAGGATCATCTGTGGGTCACTAGCGTGTTTGAGAACAATTGCATTGACGGTCTGaggaatttcaaattttgtctACATCACAGGGACTTTATTGCAGGTAAAACCATCACTGAAAATATTATAGACAGTATTGAAAGCAGCAGACACACCATTGTAATTGTTTCGAAGAACTTTCTGGATAGCAGTTACTGTCTTTATGAGTTTGAGGAAGCTCTTCGACAGAGTATCAGTGAACGGAAGCGACATCTTCTCGTCATTATGTTGGAGGATGTCGCACAAGACAAGATGCCAAAAGTCTTGCAAACCTGTTTAAAGACATTCACCTACATCAGTAAAGACGACAAAATCTTCATGGACAGATTGATTTATTCTCTCTCTTACAAAAGACGTGGACAAATGACAAACAATGCTAAATTTGTCGCAGcatatgaaaatgaattgtGCAAGGAAACAGAAAAACAAGACAGCACATCAACAtttcataaaaatgtatatGAAAGTGTTATACCCCAGGGCAGCACAGAAAAGGAGAAAACCGATAATTATAACATATTTCCCTGA